Proteins encoded by one window of Aliivibrio wodanis:
- the fldB gene encoding flavodoxin 2 — protein sequence MKIGLFYGSSTCYTEMASEKIRATMGEELVDIYNIKETPVTTMNDYDLLLLGISTWDFGEIQEDWLAVWEELDGLSLQGKTIALFGLGDQEGYGEWFLDAMGLLHDELKVTNAKFIGYWKNEDYQFEASKALTEDESHFVGLALDEDSQYDKSDERIEQWCELVLVEYHDSL from the coding sequence ATGAAAATTGGTCTGTTTTACGGCTCTTCCACTTGTTATACCGAAATGGCATCTGAAAAAATCAGAGCAACAATGGGCGAAGAGTTGGTTGATATCTACAATATTAAAGAGACCCCAGTAACAACAATGAACGATTATGATTTGTTATTACTTGGTATTTCTACATGGGATTTTGGTGAAATTCAAGAAGATTGGTTAGCCGTATGGGAAGAGCTTGATGGCCTTTCTTTACAAGGTAAAACCATCGCTCTATTTGGGTTAGGTGATCAAGAAGGCTATGGTGAATGGTTCTTAGATGCGATGGGTTTATTGCACGATGAATTAAAAGTAACAAACGCGAAGTTTATCGGTTATTGGAAAAATGAAGATTATCAGTTTGAGGCATCAAAAGCGCTAACTGAAGATGAATCTCACTTTGTTGGTTTGGCGTTAGATGAAGACAGTCAATATGATAAGAGTGATGAGCGTATTGAGCAGTGGTGTGAGCTGGTGTTAGTTGAGTATCACGATTCACTTTAA
- the recJ gene encoding single-stranded-DNA-specific exonuclease RecJ: protein MIEVKRRLIPEIPALPSSIPSILQRIYAARGITSNSQLDRGARSLLSFQSMHGITKAVDILVEAIAKQTRIIVVGDFDADGATSSALSVMAFRLMGSSNVDYLVPNRFEDGYGLSPDVVDQAKAMGAEIIMTVDNGVSSIEGVAAAKAYGMQVVVTDHHLPGSSLPIADSIVNPNLEECAFPSKSLAGVGVAFYLMLAIRARLRENNWFETQNIPIPNLADLLDLVALGTVADLVALDENNRILVHQGIQRIRAGKCRPGIQALIEVANKVPSRIVASDFGFALGPRINAAGRLDDMSFGVELLMSNNIHAARRMASELDALNQTRKEIEQGMKDEAMAICERLEFGAQSELPFGLVLFQRDWHQGVIGILASRIKEKYHRPVIAFADGGDGFIKGSCRSISGFHMRDALDLIDTRNPGLILKFGGHAMAAGLTIKEVDYKKFSQAFDDVVRESVEEEALNGVVLSDGELTPEEFTLGTAEIIRAGGPWGQAFPEPIFDGEFKVLNQRLVGEKHLKLMLEPIHKDFPTNQMVDAIAFNIDVRRWPDASVQKVKLAYRLDINEFRGNQTLQLMVEYIEVV, encoded by the coding sequence ATGATTGAAGTGAAACGTCGTCTTATTCCAGAAATCCCTGCTTTACCAAGTTCAATTCCTTCAATCTTACAACGGATTTATGCAGCTCGAGGGATCACATCAAATAGTCAATTAGACCGTGGCGCGAGATCACTGCTGTCATTTCAATCCATGCATGGAATCACCAAGGCTGTCGATATTTTAGTTGAGGCGATTGCCAAACAAACCCGTATTATTGTTGTGGGTGATTTTGATGCGGATGGCGCGACGAGTTCGGCACTATCTGTCATGGCATTTCGACTGATGGGTAGCAGTAATGTGGATTACTTAGTGCCGAATCGTTTTGAAGATGGCTACGGGTTAAGCCCTGATGTGGTTGATCAAGCTAAGGCGATGGGCGCTGAGATCATCATGACGGTGGATAACGGTGTTTCATCAATTGAAGGTGTTGCAGCTGCGAAAGCCTATGGAATGCAAGTGGTCGTAACCGATCACCATTTACCGGGATCTTCTTTGCCAATCGCTGATTCAATTGTTAACCCTAACCTTGAAGAGTGTGCGTTCCCATCAAAATCACTAGCAGGCGTAGGTGTGGCTTTTTACTTGATGCTAGCGATTCGAGCTCGTTTACGCGAAAATAATTGGTTTGAAACTCAAAATATTCCTATTCCGAACCTTGCTGATTTATTGGATTTAGTCGCACTAGGCACTGTTGCTGATTTGGTAGCACTTGATGAAAATAACCGTATTTTAGTGCATCAAGGTATCCAACGTATTCGTGCAGGTAAATGTCGTCCGGGTATTCAAGCGTTAATCGAAGTAGCAAATAAAGTGCCTTCTCGAATTGTTGCTTCTGATTTTGGTTTTGCATTAGGCCCAAGAATCAATGCCGCAGGACGCTTGGATGACATGTCGTTTGGTGTTGAGCTTCTTATGTCCAACAATATTCATGCTGCACGCCGCATGGCCTCAGAGCTAGATGCCTTAAATCAAACTCGTAAAGAAATAGAGCAAGGCATGAAAGATGAAGCAATGGCGATTTGTGAGCGCTTAGAATTCGGCGCACAAAGTGAATTGCCTTTTGGCTTGGTGTTATTCCAGAGAGATTGGCATCAGGGTGTCATTGGTATTCTTGCTTCTCGTATTAAAGAAAAATATCACCGCCCAGTGATTGCCTTTGCTGATGGCGGTGATGGTTTCATTAAAGGCTCATGTCGTTCTATCTCTGGCTTTCATATGCGTGATGCCTTGGATTTAATTGATACTCGAAATCCTGGGCTGATTTTAAAGTTTGGTGGTCATGCAATGGCGGCAGGCTTAACCATTAAAGAAGTCGATTATAAAAAATTCAGCCAAGCTTTTGATGATGTGGTTCGTGAATCAGTAGAAGAAGAGGCGCTTAATGGGGTGGTTTTATCTGATGGTGAACTAACACCAGAAGAATTTACCTTAGGCACCGCTGAAATTATTCGAGCGGGTGGACCATGGGGACAAGCCTTCCCTGAACCTATTTTTGATGGTGAATTTAAAGTATTGAATCAGCGTTTGGTTGGTGAGAAACATCTTAAATTAATGTTAGAACCCATTCATAAAGATTTTCCAACCAATCAAATGGTCGATGCGATTGCTTTTAATATTGATGTGCGTCGTTGGCCTGATGCGTCGGTACAAAAGGTGAAGCTGGCTTATCGTTTAGATATCAATGAATTTCGTGGTAATCAAACATTGCAATTAATGGTTGAATACATAGAAGTAGTGTAA
- the dsbC gene encoding thiol/disulfide interchange protein DsbC precursor: protein MSFIRRTSAMIIALLSVVSFTACSDEQAKEKVVSPSAVELSQSDSEEIITQRLITLGLPVEAIHDSEVDGFKQVETPFGIFYVSDDGKHFVQGRIFEFDENGNMKDLLAARFAKLVDSQSENMIVFPAKNEKHVITVFTDITCGYCTKLHKEMKDYNDAGITVRYLAYPRQGYQGSVADKMAQIWCADDKQQAMADAKSNRAINGSKPATAQCKNIIKEQYLLGRKMGVNGTPAIVLPNGDLVPGYKPAQELLKDLEK, encoded by the coding sequence ATGTCATTTATTCGCCGTACTAGCGCGATGATTATTGCTCTACTAAGTGTTGTCTCTTTTACTGCTTGTTCTGATGAGCAAGCGAAAGAAAAAGTAGTCTCTCCATCTGCAGTAGAATTATCTCAATCAGATTCAGAAGAAATTATTACTCAGCGTTTAATAACATTAGGCTTACCTGTTGAAGCAATTCATGACTCTGAAGTGGATGGTTTTAAGCAAGTTGAAACGCCATTTGGTATTTTTTATGTATCAGATGATGGTAAGCACTTTGTTCAAGGGCGTATCTTTGAGTTTGATGAAAATGGCAATATGAAAGATTTATTAGCAGCTCGTTTTGCAAAATTGGTTGATAGCCAAAGTGAGAACATGATTGTGTTCCCGGCGAAAAACGAAAAACATGTAATCACAGTTTTTACTGATATCACTTGTGGTTACTGTACAAAGCTTCATAAAGAGATGAAAGATTATAATGATGCGGGTATTACGGTTCGTTATTTAGCGTATCCTCGTCAAGGCTACCAAGGTTCTGTTGCTGATAAAATGGCACAAATTTGGTGTGCTGATGATAAGCAGCAAGCAATGGCTGATGCGAAATCAAATCGTGCAATCAATGGTTCAAAACCAGCAACAGCTCAGTGTAAAAATATCATCAAAGAGCAATATTTATTAGGTCGTAAAATGGGTGTGAATGGAACACCTGCAATTGTACTGCCTAATGGTGATTTAGTTCCTGGCTACAAACCAGCACAAGAGCTTTTGAAAGACTTAGAAAAATAA
- the xerD gene encoding tyrosine recombinase XerD: protein MAMNNDMALIERFLDTMWMERGLSENTLASYRNDLVKLLQWLDDNHYKCASISAMGLNEYQAYLVDKEYKQTSRARMLSALRRFFQYLHREKIRGDDPTALLMSPKLPQRLPKDLSEEQVNDLLEAPNVDDPLELRDRAMLELLYATGLRVTELVSLTMENLSLRQGVVRVTGKGDKERLVPMGENAVDWIQTFLEQGRPVLLGEKSSDVVFPSKRARQMTRQTFWHRIKHYAVIAGIDTDKLSPHVLRHAFATHLLNYGADLRVVQMLLGHSDLSTTQIYTHVATERLKQIHQEHHPRS, encoded by the coding sequence ATGGCAATGAACAATGATATGGCTTTAATTGAGCGTTTTTTAGATACCATGTGGATGGAGCGTGGATTATCAGAAAATACGTTAGCTTCATATCGAAATGACTTGGTGAAGTTACTGCAATGGCTAGATGATAATCATTATAAATGTGCTTCTATTTCAGCAATGGGGTTAAATGAATATCAAGCATATTTGGTAGACAAAGAATACAAGCAGACTTCACGAGCACGTATGTTGTCAGCACTTCGTCGATTTTTCCAATATCTACACCGAGAAAAAATTCGTGGTGATGATCCAACCGCGTTACTGATGAGCCCTAAGCTACCGCAACGATTACCAAAAGATTTAAGTGAAGAGCAAGTAAATGATTTATTAGAAGCGCCAAACGTAGACGATCCATTAGAGCTTCGAGATCGCGCCATGTTAGAACTGCTTTATGCAACAGGCCTACGTGTCACTGAGTTAGTTAGCTTAACCATGGAAAACTTGAGCCTTCGCCAAGGAGTTGTTCGTGTTACCGGTAAGGGTGACAAAGAGCGTTTAGTTCCAATGGGGGAGAACGCCGTTGATTGGATCCAAACCTTTTTAGAGCAAGGACGCCCAGTATTACTTGGTGAGAAAAGTTCTGATGTAGTGTTCCCAAGTAAACGTGCAAGACAAATGACTAGACAAACCTTTTGGCATCGTATTAAGCATTATGCAGTGATTGCCGGTATTGATACTGACAAATTATCACCTCATGTTTTACGCCATGCGTTTGCGACACATTTATTAAACTATGGCGCAGATCTTAGAGTCGTACAAATGTTACTTGGACATAGTGATCTTTCGACAACACAAATATATACTCATGTCGCAACGGAACGTTTGAAACAGATCCACCAAGAGCATCATCCTCGTTCATAA